A window of Bacteroidales bacterium contains these coding sequences:
- the pgl gene encoding 6-phosphogluconolactonase → MMKETIHIFSSVEKLADFFAGRISESISGTAGDQFFYIALSGGSTPRAIYKTIAENYKDEIDWSKVMIFWGDERCVTPTSDESNYKMAYDSLFKNINIPESNIYRIEAEKDPALEAERYAEMVDLLLPHKINNPQFDMVVLGLGEDGHTASIFPDNIHLFNSEKLFEISQHPATKQKRITATGRLINNSKEVCFLVTGASKAERVSQILQKKAGWQDLPASLVKPTDGELIWMLDDLAGQMLIKEAGNFRG, encoded by the coding sequence ATGATGAAAGAAACGATTCATATTTTTTCATCCGTCGAAAAACTTGCAGATTTCTTTGCCGGAAGAATTTCAGAAAGTATTTCAGGAACTGCCGGAGACCAGTTTTTTTACATTGCCCTGTCGGGCGGTTCGACACCCAGGGCGATCTATAAAACAATTGCAGAAAATTATAAAGATGAAATTGATTGGTCTAAAGTAATGATTTTTTGGGGGGACGAAAGATGTGTAACCCCTACGAGTGATGAAAGCAATTACAAAATGGCGTACGATAGCTTATTTAAAAATATAAATATTCCTGAATCCAATATTTACAGGATCGAAGCTGAAAAAGATCCGGCGCTTGAAGCTGAAAGGTATGCTGAAATGGTCGATTTGCTGCTCCCTCATAAAATAAATAATCCTCAATTTGATATGGTCGTACTTGGACTAGGAGAAGACGGCCATACTGCTTCAATTTTCCCTGATAATATTCATTTATTTAATTCCGAAAAACTCTTTGAAATAAGCCAGCATCCGGCTACAAAGCAAAAAAGAATTACGGCGACAGGAAGGCTCATAAACAATTCGAAAGAGGTCTGTTTCCTGGTCACCGGTGCAAGTAAAGCAGAAAGAGTATCCCAGATCCTGCAAAAGAAAGCAGGCTGGCAGGATTTACCTGCATCGCTGGTCAAGCCGACAGATGGGGAATTAATCTGGATGCTTGATGATCTGGCAGGACAAATGCTCATTAAAGAAGCTGGCAATTTCCGCGGTTGA
- the secA gene encoding preprotein translocase subunit SecA — translation MKLLQKIFGDKSTRDIKEINPILINTKASYEAISRLSNDELRAKTAEFRKKIAERIEVEISQIEAIKLQIESEEDIMEREKLWEQIDKHEKESYRISQDVLNEILPEAFCVMKETARRFKENEVVEVTATDMDRELATNRDSIYISGDKAYYKNQWLAGGNIITWDMVHYDVQLIGGIVLHQGKISEMGTGEGKTLVATLPVYLNALPGKGVHIVTVNDYLAKRDSEWMGTLYEFHGLKVDCIDKHQPNSTARRNAYLADITFGTNNEFGFDYLRDNMTGNPDELVQRGHNYTIVDEVDSVLIDDARTPLIISGPTPQGEKQEFENYKPQIEKLYSSQRTFVTKILAEAKKLLTENASPEDEKKGGELIFRAHRGLPKNNALIKFLSEPGMKALMQKTENFHLQEQQKNMHLIDDELFFVIDEQHNSIDITEKGIDLLTEYTGDHKFYMLPDIGSELAEIEKSSLNDSEKRDKKEELMQEYSIKSERVHTVNQLLKGYSLFEKDVEYVIIDNKIKIVDEQTGRIMEGRRYSDGLHQALEAKENVKVEAATQTYATITLQNYFRMYKKLAGMTGTAETEAGELWDIYKLDVVVIPTNRPVIRDDREDLVYKTKREKFNAVIKEIEDLVAKGRPALVGTTSVETSELLSRMLTRVKIRHNVLNAKLHQKEAEIVAEAGKAGTVTIATNMAGRGTDIKLGPGVKDAGGLAIIGTERHESRRVDRQLRGRAGRQGDPGSTQFFVALEDDLMRMFGSDRIAKIMDRLGIKEGEVIQHSMITKSIERAQKKVEENNFGIRKRLLQYDDVMNSQREVIYKKRRHALFGDRLAVDISNMMYDVGEQQINQYLEEKDFDGFKMALLKYLALESPFTADEFFSIRVEEMSDRLYEAAYDHYRGKSKRIAELAYPVIRDVYENQPQFENIAIPITDGIKTMNVVANLKKSYDSGGKEIILSIEKGITLAMIDDAWKEHLREMDELKQSVQNAAYEQKDPLLIYKFEAFELFKKMIGKINEEITTFLIRGKLPLQDASSVREARAPRGIDRTRMREERRDLLAQAHSDTQADRPKEPQRRDIPKIGRNDKVKVQYTDGRILVTKYKMIEHDLNRGNCQLL, via the coding sequence ATGAAGCTACTACAGAAAATTTTCGGAGATAAGTCCACCCGCGATATTAAAGAGATCAATCCTATTCTAATTAATACTAAAGCCTCCTATGAGGCAATTTCCCGGCTAAGCAATGATGAATTAAGAGCTAAAACAGCTGAATTTCGCAAGAAAATTGCAGAAAGAATAGAAGTAGAAATCAGCCAGATCGAAGCGATAAAACTCCAGATCGAATCGGAAGAGGATATCATGGAAAGGGAAAAATTGTGGGAACAGATAGATAAGCATGAAAAGGAAAGTTACCGGATCAGCCAGGACGTGTTAAATGAGATTCTCCCTGAAGCATTTTGTGTGATGAAAGAAACGGCCCGGCGTTTTAAAGAAAATGAGGTGGTTGAAGTTACTGCAACCGATATGGACCGTGAACTGGCCACTAATAGGGACAGCATTTACATTTCCGGCGATAAAGCGTATTATAAAAATCAATGGCTGGCCGGTGGAAACATCATCACCTGGGATATGGTGCATTATGATGTTCAGCTTATAGGCGGTATCGTCCTCCACCAGGGGAAGATCTCTGAAATGGGCACAGGAGAAGGGAAAACGCTTGTTGCTACTTTGCCTGTTTATCTGAATGCCTTACCCGGGAAAGGGGTTCATATTGTTACTGTCAATGACTACCTGGCAAAACGTGACTCCGAGTGGATGGGAACATTATACGAATTCCACGGCCTTAAAGTTGATTGTATCGATAAACATCAGCCTAACTCCACTGCCCGACGGAATGCTTACCTGGCGGACATTACATTCGGCACCAACAATGAGTTCGGATTTGATTACCTGAGGGATAACATGACCGGAAACCCGGATGAGTTGGTTCAGCGGGGTCATAACTATACTATTGTTGATGAGGTGGACTCCGTATTAATTGATGATGCACGGACACCATTAATCATCTCGGGGCCAACTCCACAGGGGGAAAAGCAGGAATTTGAAAACTACAAGCCCCAGATTGAAAAGCTGTATTCCTCCCAACGAACTTTTGTAACAAAAATTTTGGCTGAAGCCAAAAAGCTACTCACCGAAAATGCCTCACCGGAAGATGAAAAAAAAGGAGGAGAGCTTATTTTCAGAGCTCACCGCGGCCTGCCTAAAAATAACGCCCTGATCAAATTCCTTAGCGAACCAGGCATGAAAGCATTGATGCAGAAAACGGAAAACTTCCATCTCCAGGAGCAACAGAAAAATATGCATCTTATCGATGATGAGTTGTTCTTTGTTATTGATGAGCAACATAATTCCATTGATATCACCGAGAAAGGTATTGACCTGCTGACCGAATATACCGGCGATCATAAATTCTATATGCTGCCTGATATTGGTTCCGAATTAGCAGAAATTGAAAAGTCTTCTCTTAATGATTCGGAGAAGCGGGATAAGAAAGAAGAACTGATGCAGGAATATTCGATCAAGTCGGAAAGGGTGCATACGGTTAACCAGCTTCTCAAAGGTTACTCACTCTTTGAGAAGGACGTAGAATACGTTATTATTGACAACAAGATCAAGATCGTTGATGAGCAAACCGGCCGTATTATGGAGGGCCGGCGTTATTCTGACGGTCTTCACCAGGCCCTTGAAGCCAAGGAAAACGTGAAGGTTGAAGCCGCTACGCAGACTTACGCCACGATTACTTTACAGAATTATTTCAGGATGTACAAAAAGCTGGCCGGTATGACCGGTACGGCTGAGACCGAAGCCGGTGAGCTATGGGATATATATAAACTCGATGTGGTTGTCATTCCTACCAACCGGCCGGTTATAAGAGATGACCGGGAAGATTTGGTTTACAAAACCAAACGGGAAAAATTCAATGCAGTTATCAAGGAAATAGAAGATCTGGTTGCCAAGGGACGGCCGGCTCTTGTCGGAACAACCTCTGTCGAAACATCGGAATTATTAAGCAGGATGCTCACCAGGGTTAAAATTCGTCATAACGTATTAAATGCCAAATTACATCAGAAAGAGGCTGAAATAGTGGCCGAAGCAGGCAAAGCCGGCACGGTGACCATTGCTACCAATATGGCCGGACGTGGTACTGATATTAAGCTCGGTCCCGGCGTAAAAGATGCTGGTGGATTGGCCATTATAGGAACAGAACGGCACGAATCCCGTCGGGTTGACCGGCAGTTGAGAGGTCGTGCAGGCCGCCAGGGCGACCCGGGTTCAACACAGTTTTTTGTCGCACTGGAGGATGACCTCATGCGTATGTTCGGCTCTGACAGGATTGCGAAAATCATGGACCGGCTGGGTATCAAAGAAGGTGAAGTGATCCAGCATTCCATGATCACCAAATCGATCGAGCGGGCCCAGAAAAAAGTGGAAGAGAACAACTTCGGCATCCGTAAAAGATTGCTGCAGTATGACGATGTGATGAACTCACAGCGCGAAGTCATCTATAAAAAGCGCCGCCATGCTTTATTCGGTGACCGCCTGGCAGTCGACATTTCCAATATGATGTATGATGTTGGGGAACAACAGATCAACCAATATCTTGAAGAGAAGGATTTTGACGGTTTCAAAATGGCCCTTCTGAAGTACCTGGCATTGGAATCCCCATTTACAGCCGATGAATTCTTTTCAATAAGGGTGGAAGAAATGTCAGACAGGCTTTATGAAGCAGCTTATGATCATTACAGGGGAAAATCAAAAAGAATTGCCGAACTGGCATATCCGGTAATCCGGGATGTTTATGAAAACCAGCCGCAATTTGAAAACATTGCTATCCCCATTACTGATGGCATAAAGACGATGAACGTCGTTGCTAACCTGAAAAAATCTTATGATAGCGGAGGAAAAGAGATCATCCTGTCCATCGAGAAAGGGATTACCCTTGCCATGATCGATGATGCCTGGAAGGAGCACCTAAGGGAAATGGACGAATTGAAACAATCAGTCCAGAATGCGGCTTATGAGCAGAAAGATCCTTTATTGATATATAAATTTGAGGCGTTTGAGCTGTTTAAGAAGATGATCGGGAAAATTAACGAAGAAATTACCACTTTTCTGATCAGGGGAAAACTGCCGCTCCAGGATGCCTCTTCCGTCAGGGAGGCCAGGGCCCCGAGGGGAATCGACCGCACCCGTATGCGTGAAGAAAGGAGGGACCTTCTTGCACAGGCTCACAGCGATACCCAGGCTGACCGTCCCAAAGAACCCCAACGCCGTGATATACCCAAGATCGGCCGAAACGACAAAGTCAAGGTCCAATACACGGATGGCAGGATACTGGTCACCAAATACAAGATGATCGAACACGATCTCAACCGCGGAAATTGCCAGCTTCTTTAA